One Thauera sp. K11 DNA window includes the following coding sequences:
- a CDS encoding AzlC family ABC transporter permease has product MTDIAGTAAQRTRLREFLAGCRDEAPLQLGVVPFGMLYGIGALAAGMPAWLAQLTSAVVFAGAAQLVIVQMLAAAAGALPIGLTAALLNLRHVLYSASVADHVRHLPRRWRLLLAYLLTDEAYAVAILRYQTATAGRGGADMTPGARPAGDLHHWYFLGCGLTLWATWQLSTAAGLLFGATIPPEWDIDFAVPLTFIALLTLLLRERAGQAAALAAALGALAFAALPYKLGLVAAILLGLVAGVWAARRGNGGENR; this is encoded by the coding sequence TTGACGGACATTGCCGGAACCGCCGCGCAGCGCACGCGGCTGCGCGAATTCCTCGCCGGCTGCCGGGACGAGGCGCCGCTGCAACTGGGCGTGGTGCCCTTCGGCATGCTGTACGGCATCGGCGCGCTGGCCGCCGGCATGCCGGCCTGGCTGGCGCAGCTCACCTCGGCGGTGGTCTTCGCCGGCGCAGCGCAACTGGTGATCGTGCAGATGCTGGCCGCGGCAGCCGGGGCGCTGCCGATCGGGCTCACCGCCGCGCTGCTGAACCTGCGCCACGTGCTGTACAGCGCCTCGGTCGCCGATCACGTGCGCCACCTGCCGCGGCGCTGGCGCCTGCTGCTGGCCTACCTGCTGACCGACGAAGCCTACGCGGTGGCGATCCTGCGCTACCAGACGGCAACGGCCGGACGGGGCGGAGCGGACATGACGCCCGGCGCCCGGCCGGCGGGCGATCTGCATCACTGGTACTTCCTCGGCTGCGGCCTCACGCTGTGGGCCACTTGGCAGCTTTCCACCGCGGCCGGCCTGCTGTTCGGCGCCACCATCCCGCCCGAGTGGGACATCGATTTCGCCGTGCCGCTGACCTTCATCGCGCTCCTGACGCTGCTGCTGCGCGAACGGGCCGGGCAGGCGGCGGCACTCGCGGCCGCCCTGGGTGCGCTGGCCTTCGCCGCGCTGCCGTACAAGCTCGGCCTGGTGGCGGCCATCCTGCTGGGACTGGTCGCCGGCGTGTGGGCCGCGCGGCGCGGCAACGGGGGAGAGAATCGATGA
- a CDS encoding AzlD domain-containing protein, which yields MSTTALIALLVAVGLVTFLYRYAMIGLFASRNLPAWLHALCRHIAPASFAALTATALFVHGGEVAVDPAAPKTWAALVAALVAWRTRSVFATIGAGMAALYLFKYLF from the coding sequence ATGAGCACCACCGCGCTGATCGCGCTGCTGGTCGCCGTCGGCCTGGTGACCTTCCTGTACCGCTACGCGATGATCGGCCTCTTCGCCAGCCGCAATCTGCCGGCCTGGCTGCATGCCCTGTGCCGCCACATCGCCCCGGCCAGCTTCGCCGCGCTCACCGCCACCGCCCTGTTCGTGCATGGCGGCGAGGTCGCCGTCGATCCCGCGGCGCCCAAGACCTGGGCGGCGCTGGTCGCCGCACTGGTCGCCTGGCGCACGCGCAGCGTGTTCGCGACGATAGGCGCGGGCATGGCTGCGCTATACCTGTTCAAGTACCTGTTCTGA